A stretch of the Duncaniella dubosii genome encodes the following:
- a CDS encoding MACPF domain-containing protein: protein MSHIKYILPVLASALLSVACDNSRYDDGDEPDYPPVLPKNYYISPSCTDAMIQVSATSGKGIKSVLGSGYDVTGSFLSPSSMRQPVIDIDKMSDGAVSIFAGTASGSGEYYAGENAREFLRDIMSSMGMDVSSSNPSYGFVGTLTESGHMNDTYIMRVVWGQTSVGHFNTLKHRLYEALSDGFRTDLKELSPNELVDKYGTHIISRAKMGFAVRQLYHAYVHKEDVMSSAYDGFKATLEKLSKDGYPWQSLSRIYLNLRNFGATLSMEFCGGDPLAVRYDTVNGYVTGLDEWQASVCNENSAMILLDKDDLIPLHAAIEDETLRSAVSSVIAGHIKNVWDVCSSKASVRILFQHTDGIRYRYVSDDRLSENLTNGGMPFHGVLGAVYNREQPATAVLYSNRLSEDVYRLSLDRGEDWSIIGYVFQKPVADCIVLQEISDGSRYAYTIEEGDRFGINGEWHSTGVEFYLLRP, encoded by the coding sequence ATGTCACATATAAAATATATCTTACCTGTATTGGCTTCGGCGCTGTTGTCTGTAGCCTGTGATAACTCAAGATATGATGATGGCGATGAGCCTGATTACCCTCCTGTGCTGCCTAAGAACTATTATATAAGTCCGTCCTGTACCGATGCCATGATACAGGTCTCGGCTACTTCCGGCAAAGGCATTAAATCGGTTCTTGGTTCAGGCTACGATGTCACCGGATCTTTTCTTTCGCCCTCCTCTATGCGACAGCCTGTGATAGACATCGATAAGATGTCCGACGGGGCGGTCTCGATTTTTGCCGGTACGGCATCTGGCAGCGGTGAATATTATGCAGGGGAAAATGCAAGAGAATTTCTCCGCGACATAATGTCATCTATGGGAATGGACGTATCATCCTCAAATCCGTCATATGGTTTTGTCGGAACTCTGACAGAGAGCGGACACATGAACGACACTTATATCATGCGTGTCGTATGGGGGCAGACCTCCGTTGGACATTTCAATACGTTGAAACATAGGCTCTATGAAGCGCTTAGCGACGGATTTAGGACTGATTTGAAAGAGTTGTCGCCGAATGAACTTGTCGATAAATATGGTACTCATATAATATCACGTGCAAAGATGGGTTTTGCCGTGCGTCAGCTTTATCATGCCTATGTGCATAAAGAAGATGTTATGTCGTCTGCATACGATGGATTTAAAGCCACGCTTGAGAAACTGTCAAAAGATGGTTATCCGTGGCAGTCTCTTTCACGTATATATTTAAATTTAAGAAATTTCGGAGCTACGTTGTCAATGGAGTTTTGTGGCGGCGATCCTTTGGCTGTCCGATATGATACGGTCAACGGATATGTGACGGGGCTTGATGAATGGCAGGCATCGGTCTGTAATGAAAATTCTGCAATGATACTTCTCGACAAAGATGATCTCATACCTCTCCACGCTGCAATCGAAGATGAGACACTGCGTTCGGCTGTAAGTTCTGTGATTGCCGGTCATATAAAGAATGTGTGGGATGTATGTTCGTCGAAGGCAAGCGTCAGGATTCTGTTTCAGCATACGGATGGCATACGGTATCGTTATGTAAGCGATGATAGACTTTCAGAAAATCTTACAAACGGAGGGATGCCGTTCCACGGTGTATTGGGTGCGGTGTATAATAGAGAGCAGCCTGCCACTGCGGTTCTCTACAGCAACAGGCTTTCAGAAGATGTCTACCGTCTGTCGCTTGACAGGGGCGAGGACTGGTCGATTATCGGTTATGTGTTTCAGAAACCGGTGGCTGACTGCATCGTTCTTCAGGAGATAAGTGACGGAAGCCGTTATGCCTATACAATAGAAGAAGGCGATAGATTTGGAATAAACGGCGAATGGCATTCGACCGGTGTCGAATTTTACTTATTGCGACCTTGA
- a CDS encoding BadF/BadG/BcrA/BcrD ATPase family protein, translating into MILIADAGGTKIEWALIDSDGTTLLRTSTRGHNAAHADTQTLVDMLHDEAPALYAEAQGVDEIFYYGAGCAGERKVTVAKTLSEIFHAETCHAESDMLGAAQALCGRNKGIACILGTGSNSCYYDGTKITDHVSPLGFILGDEGSGAVLGRRLIGMVFKGGFSKKISDKFQWRFPEDDISQIITHVYRGERPNAYLASFVPFLSENISEKEIEDFVVGEFIRFFRFNVSAYPTAHSLPVHFTGSVAHHFADQLRSAAVTLGYTIGNILKNPMDSLISFHLENQGRNK; encoded by the coding sequence ATGATACTTATAGCCGATGCAGGAGGCACTAAAATAGAGTGGGCTCTCATTGATTCTGACGGCACTACACTACTGCGCACATCCACACGAGGACATAATGCAGCCCATGCCGACACACAGACTCTTGTCGATATGCTCCATGACGAAGCACCGGCACTTTATGCCGAGGCCCAAGGGGTTGATGAAATATTTTATTACGGTGCAGGTTGTGCCGGAGAGCGCAAGGTCACAGTCGCCAAGACACTGTCTGAGATTTTTCATGCGGAGACATGTCATGCCGAAAGTGATATGCTTGGGGCAGCACAAGCCCTTTGCGGTCGAAACAAAGGAATAGCCTGTATACTCGGGACTGGCTCAAATTCATGCTACTATGACGGCACTAAAATCACGGACCATGTATCACCGTTAGGATTCATCCTTGGCGACGAGGGCAGTGGCGCTGTACTCGGCCGACGGCTCATCGGAATGGTTTTCAAAGGCGGTTTCTCAAAAAAGATATCCGATAAATTTCAATGGCGTTTCCCGGAGGACGACATCAGTCAGATAATCACACACGTCTATCGCGGTGAGCGTCCGAATGCCTATCTCGCGTCATTTGTCCCGTTTCTGTCGGAGAATATAAGCGAAAAAGAGATTGAAGACTTCGTGGTAGGTGAATTCATACGTTTCTTCAGATTCAATGTCAGCGCCTATCCGACGGCTCACTCCCTGCCTGTACATTTCACCGGCTCGGTTGCCCACCATTTCGCCGATCAGCTCCGTTCGGCTGCCGTTACACTCGGATATACGATTGGGAATATCCTGAAGAATCCGATGGACTCACTGATATCCTTCCATCTGGAAAATCAAGGTCGCAATAAGTAA
- a CDS encoding exo-beta-N-acetylmuramidase NamZ family protein, which translates to MQKIKMTTLFSAILLSLAAISCGNNTTEISGDNVATASDNRNFTSKTRLADNEAVRPGIEVLRQSGFEALKGKRVGLITNPTGIDNKLKSTIDILAEAPEVKLTALFAPEHGVRGNYVAGASVANETDAKTGVQVFSLHGKTRKPTAEMLKNVDVLVYDIQDIGTRSYTFISTMGLAMEAAAENGKEFMVLDRPNPLGGNKVEGNLVEPASRSFVSQYPIPYIYGLTPGELARFLNDEGLLKNGVKAKLEVIPMEGWHRSMTFAETGMPWVLPSPHIPDPSTSILYPATGIMGELDYVSIGVGYTLPFKLAGAPWIDAQTLSERLTALNIPGVEFRPLYYKPFYALYKGENLNGVEIYVTDKEKAPLSLIQFYIMQELAAMYPNQKAFDKATQSRINMFDKVCGSPKVRELFTRSYNVADLSPFWNKDIDSFKSRSEIYYLYR; encoded by the coding sequence ATGCAAAAAATAAAAATGACAACTCTGTTTTCAGCCATACTACTCTCGCTCGCAGCCATAAGCTGCGGGAACAACACAACTGAAATAAGCGGTGATAACGTAGCGACAGCCAGTGACAACCGCAATTTCACATCCAAAACCCGACTTGCGGACAATGAGGCCGTCCGTCCGGGCATCGAAGTGCTGCGTCAAAGCGGATTCGAAGCTCTTAAAGGCAAACGTGTCGGCCTTATAACCAATCCGACAGGAATCGACAATAAACTCAAGTCTACCATCGACATTCTTGCTGAAGCTCCTGAAGTAAAACTTACGGCGCTTTTCGCACCCGAACACGGAGTCAGAGGCAACTATGTGGCAGGGGCATCGGTTGCCAATGAGACAGATGCGAAAACAGGAGTACAGGTATTCTCCCTCCACGGTAAAACGAGGAAACCGACAGCCGAAATGCTAAAAAATGTGGATGTGCTTGTCTATGACATTCAGGACATAGGCACACGAAGCTACACATTCATCTCGACTATGGGCCTTGCGATGGAGGCCGCTGCCGAAAACGGGAAAGAATTCATGGTTCTTGACCGTCCGAATCCACTGGGCGGAAACAAGGTCGAAGGCAATCTAGTCGAACCTGCGTCACGTTCATTCGTTAGCCAATATCCAATACCTTATATCTACGGACTTACCCCCGGCGAACTCGCCCGTTTCCTCAACGACGAAGGCTTGCTGAAAAACGGTGTGAAGGCCAAGCTTGAAGTAATTCCGATGGAAGGATGGCATCGCTCGATGACATTTGCCGAGACTGGTATGCCTTGGGTGCTCCCGTCACCGCATATTCCTGACCCTTCGACATCGATTCTCTATCCGGCAACAGGCATTATGGGCGAACTTGACTATGTGTCAATCGGCGTTGGCTATACACTCCCGTTCAAGCTCGCAGGCGCACCGTGGATCGACGCTCAAACCCTTTCCGAGAGACTGACAGCGCTCAATATCCCCGGAGTAGAATTCCGCCCGCTCTACTACAAGCCGTTTTATGCTTTATATAAAGGCGAAAATCTAAACGGTGTTGAGATCTATGTCACCGACAAGGAAAAAGCACCTTTGTCACTCATACAGTTCTATATAATGCAGGAACTTGCGGCAATGTATCCTAATCAGAAGGCATTTGACAAAGCCACACAGTCGCGTATCAACATGTTTGATAAAGTGTGCGGTTCGCCAAAAGTCCGGGAACTTTTCACCCGCAGCTACAATGTTGCCGACCTCTCACCGTTCTGGAACAAGGATATCGACAGTTTCAAGAGCAGAAGTGAAATCTACTACCTCTACCGGTAA
- a CDS encoding MFS transporter, whose protein sequence is MKADSKTVASARNPWAWIPTLYFAQGLPYVAVMTISVIMYKRLGLSNTDIALYTGWLYLPWVIKPFWSPFVDIISTKRHWTITMQWLIGIAFAGIAFALPTSFFFSLTLAIFWLVGFTSATHDIAADGYYMLALTEHQQSLYVGIRSTFYRIATVAGQGLLVILAGAIEDSSGDIPFAWSVVFGILSVMFLSFALYHSRILPKVEQTSSRQLAIANDVWREFITVFAEFFRKKQVGVAIVFMLLYRLPEAQLVKLINPFLLDPPSAGGLGLSTGQVGIVYGTVGIIGLTLGGIIGGITAARRGLKFWLRPMAWSMSLTCLTFVYLSFADEPSLTVVNVCVFIEQFGYGFGFTAYMLYLIYFSEGRHRTAHYSICTGFMALGMMLPGMAAGWIQETIGYQNFFIWTMICCIATIGVTYLIKINPEFGKKV, encoded by the coding sequence ATGAAAGCAGATTCAAAAACAGTTGCGTCCGCCCGCAATCCGTGGGCTTGGATTCCCACACTATATTTCGCACAGGGGCTGCCTTATGTCGCGGTCATGACAATTTCAGTCATAATGTATAAGCGGCTTGGACTATCAAATACCGACATCGCACTCTATACAGGCTGGCTCTATCTGCCTTGGGTGATAAAACCGTTCTGGAGTCCATTTGTCGACATCATAAGCACTAAACGCCACTGGACAATAACCATGCAGTGGCTCATAGGAATAGCATTCGCAGGGATTGCATTCGCGTTGCCGACATCATTTTTCTTTTCTCTGACACTTGCGATCTTCTGGCTTGTCGGTTTCACATCGGCCACACACGACATCGCAGCCGACGGCTATTATATGCTCGCCCTGACCGAACACCAGCAATCACTCTATGTCGGCATACGTTCGACATTCTACCGTATTGCCACAGTCGCGGGCCAAGGACTGCTTGTGATTCTTGCCGGAGCGATCGAAGATTCATCCGGCGACATTCCGTTCGCATGGTCGGTAGTGTTCGGCATTCTGTCTGTCATGTTCCTGTCTTTCGCACTCTACCATAGCCGCATACTTCCTAAAGTCGAACAAACATCCTCACGCCAGCTCGCTATAGCAAACGACGTATGGCGTGAATTCATAACTGTTTTTGCGGAATTTTTCCGCAAAAAGCAGGTCGGAGTTGCAATAGTATTCATGTTGCTCTACCGTCTTCCAGAGGCCCAGCTGGTGAAGCTCATCAATCCATTCCTTCTCGACCCTCCGTCCGCAGGCGGACTCGGCCTGTCGACCGGTCAGGTAGGCATCGTCTACGGTACGGTCGGAATCATCGGCCTGACATTAGGTGGAATCATCGGCGGCATAACTGCCGCCCGTCGAGGGCTGAAATTCTGGCTGCGTCCAATGGCATGGAGCATGTCGCTAACGTGCCTGACATTCGTCTATCTCAGTTTCGCCGATGAGCCGTCACTTACAGTAGTGAACGTCTGCGTGTTTATCGAACAGTTCGGCTATGGATTCGGTTTCACCGCCTATATGCTCTATCTTATATATTTTTCCGAAGGACGACACCGCACGGCCCACTACAGTATCTGCACCGGATTCATGGCTCTCGGCATGATGTTGCCGGGAATGGCAGCCGGCTGGATCCAGGAAACAATAGGCTATCAGAATTTCTTTATCTGGACAATGATATGCTGCATCGCCACAATAGGTGTCACTTATCTCATAAAAATCAACCCCGAATTCGGAAAGAAAGTGTAA